In Nitrospinota bacterium, one genomic interval encodes:
- the trmB gene encoding tRNA (guanosine(46)-N7)-methyltransferase TrmB: MALISFAKIEEEDPFFLDIDKWPDWEVQFGNNHPLKLEIGFGMGSFLIEMSAQEPKTNFIGMDFYHKGIRKLMTRIKKLQLENIRVAYGDVRSKIPLLFKDGELETVYINFPDPWPKKRHVKRRLIKPDFVKLIGQKLAPEGQIYLATDSEPYANEMLEYFNADPLFQNCDPGLGFMENRTSLPKTKYEKNFIKAGHRIYYLEYSRQGVTIPTT, from the coding sequence ATGGCCCTTATATCTTTTGCTAAAATTGAAGAAGAAGATCCTTTTTTTCTTGATATCGACAAGTGGCCCGATTGGGAGGTCCAGTTCGGCAACAACCATCCACTAAAGCTTGAAATAGGTTTTGGAATGGGAAGTTTTCTAATAGAGATGTCAGCTCAGGAACCCAAAACCAATTTTATCGGAATGGATTTTTATCATAAAGGCATCCGCAAGTTAATGACGCGGATTAAAAAACTTCAGTTGGAAAACATTCGGGTGGCCTATGGAGATGTTCGTTCCAAGATTCCTCTGCTATTCAAAGATGGTGAACTAGAAACTGTCTATATCAACTTTCCGGACCCATGGCCAAAAAAAAGGCATGTTAAAAGGAGATTGATCAAGCCTGATTTTGTTAAACTAATAGGGCAAAAACTGGCGCCCGAAGGGCAAATTTACCTTGCGACTGATAGTGAGCCTTACGCCAACGAAATGCTGGAATATTTTAATGCGGATCCATTGTTTCAAAACTGCGATCCGGGATTGGGCTTTATGGAAAACCGTACAAGTTTGCCAAAAACAAAATACGAAAAAAACTTTATCAAAGCTGGCCATAGAATTTATTATCTCGAATACTCACGGCAGGGTGTTACGATTCCGACAACCTGA